A window from Centropristis striata isolate RG_2023a ecotype Rhode Island chromosome 4, C.striata_1.0, whole genome shotgun sequence encodes these proteins:
- the LOC131970437 gene encoding olfactory receptor 52K1-like translates to MENISSHKYFILDGFSELGALRPVLFVPFFIMLVVSLLANFLLLYVVISQKSLHSPMHILIAGMACVELSLPLFTIPNMLLSFLFNWRGISLIGCLVQMHFVHFVATFQSTFLVWMALDRYFAICTPLYYHECMALPRFLKFIVPLVIRNFVLVTVLVILAGKLSFCAENVMKHCFCEHMALVELGCGSTAINSLIGLLTVFLILVADFIFVTASYVFIFSSLLKSNKSGVKALHTCTTHIVVMIMGLSIALVAFLSYRIRNDLPDDVRVFSSTMYLLFPSCFNPIIYGIRTAEIRRHILKICCRFVRTVPHS, encoded by the coding sequence ATGGAAAACATCTCGTCACACAAATATTTCATCCTGGATGGCTTCAGTGAACTGGGAGCCCTGAGGCCCGTCCTCTTCGTCCCGTTCTTCATCATGTTGGTTGTGTCACTGTTGGCCAACTTCTTGCTGCTGTACGTGGTCATTTCTCAGAAAAGCCTCCACTCACCAATGCACATCCTCATTGCTGGCATGGCATGTGTGGAACTGAGTCTGCCGCTGTTCACCATCCCCAACATGCTGCTGAGTTTCCTGTTTAACTGGAGAGGaatctctctgattggctgcctaGTTCAGATGCACTTTGTTCACTTTGTAGCAACTTTTCAGTCCACGTTTCTGGTATGGATGGCACTGGACAGATATTTTGCCATCTGCACACCACTTTACTACCATGAGTGCATGGCGTTACCAAGATTCCTCAAGTTTATCGTCCCACTTGTGATCAGAAACTTCGTTCTGGTCACAGTTCTTGTGATTCTGGCAGGGAAGTTATCATTCTGTGCTGAAAATGTGATGAAGCACTGTTTCTGTGAGCACATGGCACTAGTGGAGCTGGGCTGTGGAAGCACTGCCATCAACAGCCTGATTGGTCTACTGACCGTGTTCCTCATCCTTGTAGCTGATTTCATCTTTGTCACTGCTTCCTATGTTTTCATATTCAGCTCCTTGCTCAAGTCCAACAAGTCGGGTGTCAAAGCTCTTCACACCTGCACCACACACATTGTGGTCATGATCATGGGCCTGTCCATTGCACTGGTTGCTTTCCTGTCATATCGGATCAGAAATGATCTTCCAGACGACGTTCGGGTTTTCTCCAGTACCATGTACCTGCTGTTCCCGAGCTGCTTCAACCCGATCATCTACGGCATCAGAACCGCCGAGATCAGACGGCACATCCTGAAGATCTGCTGTCGCTTTGTCCGAACTGTTCCCCATTCTTaa